From Mytilus edulis chromosome 8, xbMytEdul2.2, whole genome shotgun sequence, one genomic window encodes:
- the LOC139484027 gene encoding uncharacterized protein, which yields MDLFIISGLSITKMKETVGKSCHSYVSFFMVLWNYHCLTVITSAYVNNCYLPEFRSPLHGLHFKSARGYPRRNISAEVNLNEEIKREIKTMGRMRLHERKVMKIFPEEASFELANIPHSLSTCTSHRKYFKIEDILVDQLYGDCWVLRQWKGINITWTECNRYCTGVPAKPPFYVYLCLPGHVIDFKIWAFCPRHRHFIMRIIQLPQCCFCTKYQCLIQPRIIKIGTYRIIYKYKA from the exons ATGGACTTATTTATAATTTCAGGACTAAGTATcacaaaaatgaaagaaactgTGGGTAAATCGTGTCATAGTTATGTCTCATTCTTTATG GTTTTATGGAACTACCACTGTTTGACTGTCATCACAAGTGCTTACGTAAACAATTGTTACCTTCCGGAGTTTAGATCACCATTGCATGGACTTCATTTCAAATCTGCGAGAGGATATCCAAG gaGAAATATAAGTGCAGAAGTTAACCTAAACGAGGAAATCAAACGTGAAATAAAGACCATGGGAAGAATGAGACTTCATGAAAGAAAAGT GATGAAAATATTTCCAGAGGAAGCATCGTTTGAATTGGCTAACATACCACATTCGTTAAGTACTTGTACAAGCCATCGGAAATACTTTAAAATAGAAGATATACTAGTTGATCAACTTTACGGAGACTGTTGGGTGTTAAGGCAATGGAAAGGAATCAATATCACGTGGACTGAATGCAACAG ATATTGTACGGGAGTTCCAGCAAAACCTCCAttctatgtttatttatgtttgcCTGGTCACGTGATTGACTTCAAGATATGGGCTTTCTGTCCTCGTCATAGACATTTCATTATGCGAATAATACAACTCCctcaatgttgtttttgtacaaaatatcAATGCTTAATTCAGCCGAGAATAATAAAAATTGGAACATACCGcattatttataaatacaaagcTTAA